The Solanum lycopersicum chromosome 9, SLM_r2.1 genome window below encodes:
- the LOC138338536 gene encoding uncharacterized protein, translating into MEKVELIRYLLKITQSRQKSYEDVRRRELEFQVDDWVFLKVSPMKVVMRFGKKGNITPRYAGPYKILERVVKVAYELELPAELDEVHPVFHISLLMKCVGDPASIVTLDSMAVKDSLSYEDVPV; encoded by the coding sequence atggagaaagtggaACTCATTAGATATTTACTTAAGATAacccaaagtcgtcagaaatcttatgaagatgtaaggagaagggaactagagttccaagttgatgattgggtttttctaaaagtctcacctatgaaagtggtgatgagatttggaaagaaagggaataTCACTCCTAGATATGCAGGCCCTTATAAGATCTTGGAAAGGGTTgtcaaggtggcatatgagttagagttgccagcagaattagATGAAGTGCATCCAGTCTTCCACATCTCTCTCTTGatgaagtgtgtgggtgatccagctTCTATAGTGACATTGGACAGtatggcggtgaaagatagtctttcttatgaggatgtaccagtttag